A segment of the Candidatus Thorarchaeota archaeon genome:
CAGTGTTGTACCTGATTCTTTACAATTCATTTCTGACGCAGGAGCCTTGAGGTGATTGGGTCCTTTGATTCTTATACCTGCATCGTGGTGTATCTTGGCCCCCATCATTTTACTGATTCTCATTGTTGCTTGCGTATCATCGCAATAGAGTGGGTTCGAAATAGTGCTAGACCCGTTAGACAGAAGTCCACATACAATCGCACGATGAGTGTAGCTCTTTGATGGCGGTGCAGCAGCTTCTCCAGCAATCACCGATGGGTGAACAACAGCTCTCATAGTTTCAACCTCTCAACGATTACGTTTACAGCTTCTTCCGCATTCAATTCATCAGTCCATATTTCAACATCCATCATTTCTGTGTAGATTTCATTTCTCTTATTCAAGAGTGACTGGACTCTTCTTTCAAGGTGGTCTTCCGTCACATTGAGTAGCGGTCTTGTTCCCGATTCAGAAGTTCTTGCAACAATAGTGTCAGCTGATGCCCTTAGCAATACAACAGACACATTCTCCTCTATCAGCCGACGATTTTCGGGATTAAGGGGTGCTCCACCTCCAAAACTGATTACCGTTTTTTTGAGACCACAAACTTCTTTGACAACATCCGATTCCAGCAGACGAAAAGTGTCTTCACCTTCTTCTGAGAATATTTGAGAGATTTCTTTTCCAGTACGACTTTCAATAATTTCATCCGTATCACAAAACTGCCAACTCAGAACATCAGCCAGCTTTCTGCCAATCGTTGTTTTGCCTGTGGCCATGAAGCCAATCAGCCCGATATTCTTCGGCTTCGGATTCATTGGGATTCACCTTCCAATTTCCTGAGTAGTTCATTTCTCATCACATCAACAGGTGGTTTCAATCCGGTCCACGTCTCAAAGGATGCAGCACCTTGTTGAATCAGGAGAGCAATACCATTTACTGTCCTGCAACCTACGCTGTTGGCATCTCTCAATAAGCGGGTCTCTACGGGATTGTACACCAGGTCCATAACAACCAAGTGATCATGAAGTAGCTCTTTCTTGATGGGTGTTTCACCAGCTGAATGGCCTTTCATACCGACTGGAGTGCAATTCAGAAGTAAGTCGTATCCCCAAAGCGCATCATGTCCGAGGGGACAAGTGGTTGCTGCAAGTGGAGTAGAAAAATGGTTTTCGAAGTCTTCTACCAGTTTCCTTGCTTTGCTGAGTGTGCGATTGTATATGAGGACATTCTCTGCATTAAGACTCGCAAGCGCATATACTACGGATCTTGCAGCTCCGCCTGCGCCCAGAACCACGGCTGAAGCGCCTTTGATTTCAATCTCAGATTTTCTGAAGACGCGGACGAGACCTAGCATGTCCGTGTTGCATCCAACAACCGTATCATCCTCACGATACAGCGTATTTACTGACCCAATAGACTGCGCCTGCCTAGTTATTTTTGATAAATGGACCATAATGCTCTGTTTATGTGGTATCGTTACATTCGCACCTTCAAGGTCTCCCACCGCAATGGAAGTTACGAACTCAGCCAATTCATCACTTCTGAGTGTCTGAAGACTGTATTCATATTCATGTTGCAGACCAAGAGCCCTGAAGGCTGCATTATGCATGAAAGGACTATAGGAGTGCTCTACTGGATTTCCTGCGAGTACAATGCTTTTCAAGTGAGAACCTCCAGTACATCTTTCATTGCTGTTTGTGGAATCTGCCCTGGGGCAGCCGCCCTGCCATAATCATGTGAAACATAGGTGAAAGGAGCGCCTAAAAACAGAGAAAACACCCGTGTGAACTTACCAAGGCGACCCATAGCAAATGCGATCAAGGGAATTTCTGGTTTTACAGTTGGATGATGCAACTCCAGTATACGAAGGGAGTCGCTCAAAGAGGACGGTGTTGTTACTATTTTTATGATATCTGGTTGTTTCTGTTCAATCTCTCCAAGGATTTCTCGCAATGCCAATGCTGAGGGTGTTGATTTCCAATAATGCTTTGATATAATGAGACAAGAATCTGTTTCCCTTGTGCTTT
Coding sequences within it:
- a CDS encoding type I 3-dehydroquinate dehydratase gives rise to the protein MNLNLCVSVTGETPKECMDMMSSSKGNLIEHRMDYMHTIKELENIYSVSSKPIIATCRPLKFGGLFDGREEDRIDYLSEALSAGASYIDVELGISKPLLEAAKQSTRETDSCLIISKHYWKSTPSALALREILGEIEQKQPDIIKIVTTPSSLSDSLRILELHHPTVKPEIPLIAFAMGRLGKFTRVFSLFLGAPFTYVSHDYGRAAAPGQIPQTAMKDVLEVLT
- the aroE gene encoding shikimate dehydrogenase, whose translation is MKSIVLAGNPVEHSYSPFMHNAAFRALGLQHEYEYSLQTLRSDELAEFVTSIAVGDLEGANVTIPHKQSIMVHLSKITRQAQSIGSVNTLYREDDTVVGCNTDMLGLVRVFRKSEIEIKGASAVVLGAGGAARSVVYALASLNAENVLIYNRTLSKARKLVEDFENHFSTPLAATTCPLGHDALWGYDLLLNCTPVGMKGHSAGETPIKKELLHDHLVVMDLVYNPVETRLLRDANSVGCRTVNGIALLIQQGAASFETWTGLKPPVDVMRNELLRKLEGESQ
- a CDS encoding shikimate kinase, whose amino-acid sequence is MNPKPKNIGLIGFMATGKTTIGRKLADVLSWQFCDTDEIIESRTGKEISQIFSEEGEDTFRLLESDVVKEVCGLKKTVISFGGGAPLNPENRRLIEENVSVVLLRASADTIVARTSESGTRPLLNVTEDHLERRVQSLLNKRNEIYTEMMDVEIWTDELNAEEAVNVIVERLKL